Within Sphingobacteriales bacterium, the genomic segment TGAGAGATTTGGCTTTATAAAAGGCTTAAGTGTCATTGATTTATTGTTTAATACGGGGCCGGAAGCGAAATATTTTCTGACAGAAGCAATCAGGAAATAAAGGCCCCGATACTGTTATATTTTTGTTCTCTGAGGGCAATGCGTTCGGTATCACTTATTGCATGAAGTTCCTCAAGATGTTTTTGCAGGGCAGATTTGACCAGATCAAAGGTTTTAGGCGGGTCGAAATGTGCACCTCCATATGGCTCTTTGATAATTCCATCAATAATTCCGGCTTTTAATAAATCCTGGGCAGTCAGTTTCATTTGCTCAGCAGCTTCTTCTTTATGGTTGTAGGATTGCCAGAGAATAGAAGAACAAAACTCGGGAGAAATAACTGCCAGCCATGTGTTTTCAAGCATCAGCAGGCGGTCGCAAACGGCAATTCCCAAAGCTCCTGCTGCAGCCCCTTCTCCAATGACAATACTGATGACAGGTACTTTCAGTCTGAGCATGTCGTGTATATTGGTGCCGATGGCCTCTCCGATTCCTCTAGCTTCAGCTTCCACGCTCGGAAGTGCTCCGGGAGTATCGATAAAGGTGATAATGGCTTTGTTGTATTTCTCAGCAAGTTTCATCAAACGGTTTGCCTTGCGGTAGCCTTCCGGGCTTGCCATTCCAAAATTTCTGAGCTGATTTTCTTTCAGGTTTCTTCCTTTCTGATGTCCGATGACCATCACTGTTTCGCCATTGAATTCTGCAAATCCGCCAATAATTGAAGGGTCGTCTCCTGCCTTTCTGTCGCCATGCAATTCAATGAAGTTGTTGAACAAATGATTTACATAATCCAACGTATAGGGTCGTTCGGGATGCCTTGAAATCATGACCCTTTGCCAGCCTGTCAGGTGATTGTATATTCTCTTTTTTAAGTTTTTTAATTCATTATTCAGTTTGTCCAGTTCCGGTTTTTTCTGTTCAGGAGCTACTGATATTGAATCAAGTTTTTTAATCTTTTCTTCAAGTTCAATGATGGGTTTTTCAAAATCAAATCTAAGCATTAGCACTATTTAATTTGAATCAAATTTAACTCTTTTTTTTAATCCCGCTTATTCGAATCTATAAGAATTTTAAGGATGGCAATTAACCCGAGAACAACTGCCAAAACGCCTATCCATAGTTTTTTGTTCCAAAATTCA encodes:
- a CDS encoding acetyl-CoA carboxylase carboxyltransferase subunit alpha gives rise to the protein MLRFDFEKPIIELEEKIKKLDSISVAPEQKKPELDKLNNELKNLKKRIYNHLTGWQRVMISRHPERPYTLDYVNHLFNNFIELHGDRKAGDDPSIIGGFAEFNGETVMVIGHQKGRNLKENQLRNFGMASPEGYRKANRLMKLAEKYNKAIITFIDTPGALPSVEAEARGIGEAIGTNIHDMLRLKVPVISIVIGEGAAAGALGIAVCDRLLMLENTWLAVISPEFCSSILWQSYNHKEEAAEQMKLTAQDLLKAGIIDGIIKEPYGGAHFDPPKTFDLVKSALQKHLEELHAISDTERIALREQKYNSIGAFIS